cttctctgtgtttcaggtctGAGCCTGGACTGAAGCATGATCACTGTGGtatgttgcatttatttgaagACACATTGCATCAACATCAGGTTTTGCAGACGTTTGCTGCTTGGCTATAGGATGGAGAGCAAAGCAAACACGTGAGCCCCTGCTGTGATCGGATCGGCTGAGATGTGATTCAACTCTGCAGGCTTGTTAAATGTCAGCTGACAGGCTGAGTCATCCGGCACAACACCTTGAGTTTCCATTACGATGATTAAATGCATTGACAGTCTGAGCACAAACCGCCAACCCTGTTCATCTTAATGGAGCTGGCATGTAAACTACACAGTGAGGTACTGATGGAAATTAAATAActggatttttgttttctgtatgcTGCATGTTGCTCAGAGGGTTTCATATTGTTTCCAGTCATGTCCTTTAGCCAACATGGTCGTGTCTAGAGATTCATTTCTTCATATTTTGAAACATCTCGCTGTTGAATAGTCTGGCACAAATGTCAAGGAAGGTGGTAGCTAGGCAGACTCTGCAGACATCTTGATTTCCCCCTGACTAATGACTATAGTCCATTGACTGTGACTATTTCTCTACAAAAGGTAAGTAATCCTAACACACCACTTCAAATCAGGAAACAACTGTCCTGCATGATAGGTCTGAACAAAGAGCAAAGCTGAGTACGACCAAAGCGACGATCAGCTTACAATGTTCAACATAATGAAGGTAACTGAAATGAACTCATGGCTGCATTTGCTTTTAAGTGAACTGTAGCATAACGCTAACACAAACAATAGATAGTCAGTGATGCAGTGTTACAACAGCAATGGTATAGCAAAATGAACACATGTAGAAAACTGATATGATGTAAGAGGAACATAGACATGGGTTTGTCTCCTGGGTTGGACCCAGTTATTCACCTCAACCTCCTCCATATGCGGACTTTGTCGCtctttaatgaattaatcaagTGTGCATGTCCAAGAGTTTCATAAAACTGAGGTTGACCaaccagccagcagctgcattttttgGTCATGTTAGCACTGTGTTGGCATGTCTGTTGGTCCGTCCATtatgtgtgctgagccccctcctcttcaccctgctgacccacgactgcacaccgtcccacagctccaacctcctcgtcaagttcgccgatgacacaactgtggtgggtctcatcagcaacgacgacgaggcggactacaggagcgaggtgagccgcctggcctcgtggtgtgaacacaacaatctctctctgaatgtggagaagacgaaggagattgttgtggacttcaggagaagacgtccccagtatgccccccttatcatcaatggtgctacggtcgagagggtaagcagcaccaaattcctgggtgtgcacgtcactgaggacttctcctggaccaccaacaccacatcgctggccaagaaagcgaaccagcgcctctacttcctccgcaaactgaggaaagctagagccccggcccccatcatgcacaccttctacagaggcaccattgagagcgtcctgaccagcagcatcaccgtgtggtatggcgcctgctccacgtcctgcaggaagaacctccagcgcatcgtgagagcagctgagaagatcgtcggtgcttctctcccctccctccacgacctctacacctcccgcctcactcgcaaagccctctgcattgcgagagaccccacccacccgtcacacagcctcttcaacctgctgccatcagggaggagactgcagagtctgcgggccaagaccagcagactgcgggacagcttcgtccaccaggctgtcaggatgctgaactctctccctgccctccccctcctctacacaaacactcaacctggactataactccccccccccaacacacacacgcacacacacactcactccctggctggacactgaaatacacCCCGCTGCCGCccgattctctgtttgtcctgtacatactgcagaattgacaataaagctgactttgactttgactttgactttgattaCTTAcgactaaaatatctcaaaaactgtcgatggattgccattaaattttgCACCGACAGTCAagatccccagaggataaaccctcatgactttggtgatctcctgccttttcctcttgaggccaccatgaggttgaagTTTATAGtttttctgacagctgttggatggaATGTGAATTTGGAATGTGACAgtcatgttcccctcaggataaattgtaataactttgatcTCCTGCCTTTTCATCTTTCTACCATCGTCATTAAACATCATCAGTTGTTTAATGTTAATaggcaaatgttagcatgctacaaCACACACCTCATGTACTCACGTacatcagcgtgttagcatgctgacattagcatttagctcaaagcaccagtGTGCAGCCTTACAGAGTTGGCTGGCTACTCTCATTTACCTGTCAGGCCTCCTACATTCAATTGGTTGCATGTATTTTAGTGGTCAATTACAATCTAAACATGTCTAcctagtagtagtagtaattcATTATTTTAGCAGGTATCATCTGAACGTTGACAATGAAATTCAACAAAGATGTTTGTTCTAAgttcttttatttatataacaattttaaacatggaaaaatattttgcttttttacatAAAAGGCTACATATAAGTCTACAATGTGCACAGCAGACAGAATGCAAAACAGAATGAGAAAACAGTCTAAAAGATTAACTTATGACAAAATACAATGAGAAATGGCATTAGAATATAGTAGAAGTATATAGCTGCTCTTAAACTCACAACTCACAGATTGCTTACCAGAAAACACATTAACCCTTCTCCACCACAATCATCGACAGTATAAAAAGACTGACCACATTAAAAGGAGATGTGGGAGTGTGGAAAACGGTGCCGTTTTAGTTTTTCCATCGAGTCAAATTATCACACAACCCTGACAAATATCTACAGGAAGGCTCTCTTTGCTCATCAGTATGCCTGCACAGTGAAGCATGGTAGCACACTGACATGTTGTAGAGGTTAAATGGGTCAAATTCCTCTTCTAGTTCTGTCCTCTGTCAGGTTGTGGGTCATTTTTAGGCAGGGCTTGGACCTGTGTCTGTTTGGGGGATCACAGTTCTGTCTCCAGCTCTACATGACGGCCACCCAGTGGCCTATCAGCAGGGACATCAGGGAGCCGATGACAACAATGATACTGTTGTAGATGGGGCCGCTGGATGCTCCGGTGTAGTACTCCATATCTCCAGAGCCCTCTTGCTCATAGCCAGGCCTGGGGCCGTAGCCACCACCACCTCCGTATCGTGGGTAGCCATAACCCCCTCCGTATCCTCCATACCCTCCTCCAAATCCCCCTCCATATCCTCCATATCCTCCATATCCTCCACCATACCCGTACCCAGGGCGGCTCAGGGCAGAGCCAATCATTGATCCTCCTATGGCGCCAGCTGCAGCTGCCCCGGCTATTTTGCCTGCACTGGGTCCACTGCTCTGGACGGGTCTATAGGCCTGGCCGCCGCCACCACCCCAGCCCCGGCCTCGGCCTCCTCCGCCCCGGCTAAAGCCACCACCTCCAAAACCACGGCGGGCCTCAGAGCTGGGCAACAGCGTGGCGAGGAGTAGCATGCAGAGGGTCACACTGAGAGGGAGTTTCTGCAGGCCCGACATCATTCTTTATCCTGCCAAAATAAGACAAAGGAAAGGTTATGAGGAGCCATGAATACCTGAAGACTTGCATGCACTGAAATGATCAGCCGACTGTGGACTGCTCAGCTCTTGACGTGAAGGAAAAATTATAACAACTTTAGCTATAGTCTGTTACTAAGAAAAGTTAATTTATATGTCACTGAAGACAATCACAGGACATaagcagcattaaaaacatcTGCATGAGGTTGAAAACTATAATCactgttaaaaataataaaataaaaataaaatatagataTAGCCTACATAAACAGAGTAAACtgtcaataaaacaaatacaaagagcAAGACATCATAAAGCAGTATGTTAAATGTTAAGTCCATATAAACACAATTAACTTTCTAAATATCACTAAGTAAACTAGGACCAAGTATCAATTAACTATTATCAACAAAATATACTGTCCAAGGTAAAAGTATTAATAATGCAACACTGAAACTTTAAGAGTGTAATATTGTTAAACATATTGCAGAACTGGTTCAAAATATTGTTTCATTATCAGAATTTGAAATGCTGGTTGAGGtgaagcaattttttttttactaatttatACACTGCTGCGtagtttaattaattaaaaaatgcattttttttagctgtttatATATTTCTAATATGTAAAAAACTGTAATGAGGAACAATAGCTGCAAAATTactgcagtggagtaaaaagcaatATATTGACCTCGCAGATGTAGCACAAATTGGAAATACTAATAGTAATATAAGTAGCCCCAAGTAGTACTTAAGCACAGAACTGAAGTACATGTACTTAGTTGTACTGGTTCTCGAAGGCACAGCACTCATAAACAGACTGATGAGATGTTCTCATTGCAGCTTTAGTCCTGCTGTGCGTTATTTTTACTTTGCTGATAAataaagagcagagcagatcaCGGCTCTTAATCCAGCTTTGAGAAACGCATTTTACACAAGCACAATTCAGCAGTGCAGCTGACCTGGGATCAGATAGCTTTCATAATCTCCAGCATCCTTTCATTAGATTGTGGTAGATCTGCCTCTAGATCTGTGGACCTGCTGCATTAATGATCACAGCACTGACAGACGACTGTTTGTCAgcattaaataaatgtcaggAGGAGAATAAGAGGAGGCTTTACTGATCCCCAGTGAGAAATTCACAAGGGACAAGCTGAGaggtcagaaaaacaaataaagaacgagttgaatgaaatgtgatgaCATTAAAAAGCTTTATGCAATATATGCATTGTAATATCTTTGACTATATTAGaacattttgcaaatatttgtgCAGAAGAAATCCATATATCCAGTAGTTTAACACTGGCAGCCATGACATGTGCACTACAGTATTCAGAATACAAAAAGTAAGTATAAATAagaaatacacaacacacaataatatattaaaatatacagtgcTGTATATATATGCAGAAAATGTAATATACACACATTATACTAATGGatttatttgttacattttgttttagaAAGTTAGGTACACAATGTTTAAGTCAAGCCTCATTAATTAAACGCTGGTGCACGACATTTCACAAGGAagtattgtgctttttactccacgACATTTATTTAATGGCTTTAGTTGCTTTTCAGATTGAGGTTTAACAGACAAAATATAAGATCAGTTTataaaaaatgatgaattattattatcaagtaCCCATCAGAATATGAAGCAGTTAAAACTGTCTCCACCTTGAACAATAATAGTACAATAACAGTATAATGTCTTGCGAATACTTTTcttacttctttatttttactgaattGAAATTCTAAATGCAAGACTTTCTCCtgcaatggagtatttttaaagTGTGGTTTTACAACAATCTGAATACTCCTTCCACTGCTGACATTATCCAGTGAGCAGCATGACATCATTAGCTTGGCCGTCAACAAACGGTAAGCAGACTAATCTGTGTCCTCTTAAAAGATGAGTTGAGCTATAATTGTGCTGGGTCACTTGGTTTGACAATAATCCAGTGACTCTCAGATTACAGCGACTGCAGCTCAggcacacacagataaaacatgtcttcattgtgaatttgatgcagttTGGAGCACTTTGATTCCACCTGGCAGAGCATTATTGTGCTTTCTGGAGATAGAGCCTAATTTGTGTGGCAGATGAGATACTAAATAACATCACATCCACAAGAAGAGAAATTTACTCATTAAAATAATCCAGGAAAACAAGGAACTTTGTTCAAAGGTGCTGAATTTAGAATAAACAATCTCACCTGTTGAGTGGCTGTTTGCAGTGCGACGGTTCAGATGATGCTCCTCTTCTGACAGTAAAGaccagagagtgtgtgtgtgtgtgtgtacgcagcTCAGACTCTTCTGacagtaagtaagtaagtaagtatgTTTCAAGGCCAGCTTGTTATCCTCCAGACAACCTCAATCAGTGGATCACTCTTTCTCACGCCTGCTCATTGGCTGAGTGTGCAGTAAGCCGCTGTACCTCAGACATCACACATAAATacctgtgtgtgcgcgcgcatgtgtgtgtggccgtgAATAAACCAGAGCACTTAACGAGCTCTCCCGAAGCTTCGACTAGGTAATGTTATATGTTAAATTATACAACAAGATTTAAACATCATTATATAACATGCTACTGTTTCACTCATTGACCCGAACAAGACAGAAGGATtcacctttttttaattaaataacaatcattgtaagaaaaaaaatccaacattttcCAAGTAGTGGCATGAGATCTTAACATCTTAAAGACTAAAGTTCCTTCATCATTTTGTAAAAGACACAATACAAAAGCAGGCAAGTCTTAAGAGTcactaaaaatacaacatgcacACTCTCAGgatcacacacgcacactttttACGTTTTTTGAAATATTGAACGGACGGGATACGCACACGGACAAAAGCAGGCGTATGCGAAGCACTGTACATGTGGAGacaaactgtgctgcttttaaatgctcattcacacatttacaacATTCTTCCATCAAAGATAATCGGCGTAATTCACAGTCTTGTGTTGTGCTTCTTGTGTTAAACTGTTGGATGTAAAATAACCTTTGTGCAGCCAGTCTGGTCCCTGCCTGGAGTCACTGTGTGAAGGATGATGCTGAACAGTGTTCTCCTATCAAACAGTGTGTGCTTCAAATCTCAACATCGCCTCTTCTTGCATCTTACATAAGGCAGTAATGCAAGTGAGGACAATacaccagaaaacaaaaggagcCCATACTTGTTAAATTATTTcaggatgcattttttttatatatttaaaggaatagttcgatcttttgtggtttgttttctgttcattactTGCAGAGAGGTTGACGAGAATATTGGTGGCAGAGCCGTTTCAGCTGTCACCATCAGACCACCAGCCGACTGATGGTCACAACATAAACAGATTATCTATCCTCAATAATCCCTGCAGTGAACATCTCAGCTGCCATGAAATGGAAAGGGTCGattaaatttaacatttaacaaatTCTCAAACAGCGAGGAACATACCGTGTTATTCCCCCTGCtactgcctgctgcctgtaacactcgaatttccccggctgggaatgaataaagtcttatcttaaagGCATGCAGTGCTACCTGGGACTGTGCTTTGCTCTTGGTCTGTTTGGTTCACGTGACTGAAACTGTGTGGTCTGTTGACGCTCACCTGTTGTTCTGTACTTCCCACTAAAAACCCGCAGAATGTTCtgatgtgtctttgtgcttgGAGACATTTTAACAGGCACTTTACTAAGACCATATTATTGTGCtttaaattgattttgtgtATCATCTTACAATCTGGAGGTTGGCCAGTAGACAGGATGTCTCATTTCAGGATCACTCTGTGAAGCACTGCACTGCAACAAGGTTAAAAATACTGAGGAGCAGAAGAATGTCTTTTTCTctatgtctgtatgtatgtgatgacaaggagaaacagaaagaaagcagagggaGATAAAGTGATCTGGTCTAAATCAAGACTCTTTACAATGTTGCAGACCCGTCACCACTCTCTGGTCTACTGCTGAGTTGGTGCACTCAGTCTAGAAGGTTTAAGTCTTGTCTGATTGGATGATTTGAAAAAGACCCcacacagaggcaggaagtCAGTGGAGCAGGATAATCGCTGAAACGCGTAGATTGGGTTTTTGTCAGCTGATTCTCGGTCACTCTCTTAACGCTGCTGGGTGGTGGACGTGGTACTCTGGGAATGTTTTGACGGTTTGATAAGCAGATCACATACACGTCGCTCCCTCTGGAAGACAACTGAGCTGCTTCTCAATTATACATCGCAGGTACGTATACCTACAAGTACAAGCACATAAATGCAAATAGAGACAGAATAAATGTTTATGTTGGCAAAGATACATTTGATAATAACCACAATACTATGTTGACTCCTGTAAGACATATTTTGTATGCTTGTAAGCTTTTGTGACAGCTGATAAACATGTTGACtgaggcaaaacaaaaaaaggcagaagTTGAAGTAGATTATACACAGTGTTTTTTGTACCTTCTCCTGAGTTTCTGcacctctctgtcctcctcctccttcagtttGGTGATGAAACTCTGCAGGACGGGCATTTCAAACTTGATATACTGTGCCACCTGGTGGAAAGGAAGAGAAATACAGTGATGGAGTccaaaagagagacagattgtgaagtaaataaaaaaagatgctgGCAATACAGATGCAGGGATTTTGTTGCTGCACACTGGCACACAAATGATGTAAGACATATTCATTTATAGGCGGGAGTCACATCTCTGTATCTCAAACTCCTTTCAAGAAAATATTACAATAAATGCAGGGATTTACATCATATGTGACTTCTTCTCCCAGGTCTTCTTCCATGAGGAAGATCTTGCAGACCTGCTCACATGGACCCTGCATTACTCTCAGCACCAGAGGATAGTCACTTCGTTTCAGCTTCACACGCTCTGAAACATCGACACATCCACAAAGGTGCTGATTAATAGAGCGAGCAGAACAAATCACACATACACTCCATTGTCGTGGCCTGATTTCCATTTGTCgacaaagaagaaataaatggaATAATTCACACTCACCTCCACTTGCATGGACAAGGTAGATAGCAAAATCATCCGGGCTGTTTTCAATTTTAAACTTGTTGAGGAGAACTCGGAGCACCTGGGGCGTCGTCATGCAGCTGTTGATGCGAACATTAGTCACGGAGCCGTAAGCAGGAGTAAACACTGCtgtctgagaaaaaaaaacaagcatgaaaacatgaattcaGCTTCCTTTTTACTGTaactgtatgtgtatatgaCAAACACTTGGGGCTGGTGCCACCTTATGGTTGTAGAAGTGTCCGTTGATGGAGAAGCGATGGCGTCGAATTTTCCTCTGGTCGCTCGGCGACCGTCGCTGGCCCCGCCTTAAGACCCCAGCATCACTCTTTGTCCTGAGGAGCTGAGCGGTGCTCTCACTGTCCTCTGTCCGACCAACAATCATTACCGCAGattatcagtttttattctttaacaagaacactgaaaatgttgacTTACAATAATGgcttttccttccttttaaaATTTGAGTGAgtataaacacactgacatcatgacatcaaacCAAATGAGTATTCAGGTAAGGTTCAGgtaaagacaggaggaaacacatATGAGAGCTCACTTCTCGTTCTATTTTGTATCACTTGTGTTGGATGCAAACCTTGTACTCCTGATGTGGACAcgttttatgttttcatttcaactaAAATTTCAGTTGTGCAGTCTTCTCCTCTAAGGGTTGAAAAAACTCTAAAACAAACTGTAGGCAAACTAAGAATAAGGCTTTAATCCCTTCCTCACTTGCCTTTTTGGAGATGAGAGGTGTCTTCCCAACAGTGATGGTATGCTTATATAAAGCAGCTAAGAGTTAATTAGAGATTTGGTCCACGGTGTTTTTAGAGCTAAGTTAATTTGATCTTGACCTAATGcgatgtttcttttttcatcttggCAACTGAATAAGACAACACGAATAAAAGATGTGAGACAGCTGTTTTGGCGTTACCATATGCTGTTGTTCACTGGGAGTAATACACAGGGTGTTACCGTATTCATACAGTCCTTACAGCCACTCACCTTCTGTCTGTTCTTCCATCATGCCGTTGTTCTCTGGTTGGCTGTCAGGCGGCGTCACTTCCACTGTGGGCGGGCTTTGCTGTGTCGCCTGTTGACCATCTGTGCTGTTAGGGGAActtcaaaaaagaaacaagagaaagTAGAGGAGtaagaagagatgaagagactGTGAAGATTCATTTTGAACTGATTTGTAGATTAAAACTGTTATTACATTCAAGGACATTGCTTAAGCATGAAAAACACTCTATTGCTTTTGAGACAAAAGTGTGGGGAGTTATAGTACAGGATAATACAGTTAGTAATAATGTCAAGAGTGTAAAAACAAGGAGTTT
The DNA window shown above is from Chelmon rostratus isolate fCheRos1 chromosome 5, fCheRos1.pri, whole genome shotgun sequence and carries:
- the sprn2 gene encoding shadow of prion protein 2, with the protein product MMSGLQKLPLSVTLCMLLLATLLPSSEARRGFGGGGFSRGGGGRGRGWGGGGGQAYRPVQSSGPSAGKIAGAAAAGAIGGSMIGSALSRPGYGYGGGYGGYGGYGGGFGGGYGGYGGGYGYPRYGGGGGYGPRPGYEQEGSGDMEYYTGASSGPIYNSIIVVIGSLMSLLIGHWVAVM
- the rassf2b gene encoding ras association domain-containing protein 2b; protein product: MDDTQYGVKIGENKYISKVTVLSHLKTYNLYYEGQNLQLRHREEEGELIFEGLLNIFWGLRRPIRLQMQDDHERIRPPPSSTSWHSGCNLDSQGSPNSTDGQQATQQSPPTVEVTPPDSQPENNGMMEEQTEEDSESTAQLLRTKSDAGVLRRGQRRSPSDQRKIRRHRFSINGHFYNHKTAVFTPAYGSVTNVRINSCMTTPQVLRVLLNKFKIENSPDDFAIYLVHASGERVKLKRSDYPLVLRVMQGPCEQVCKIFLMEEDLGEEVTYDVAQYIKFEMPVLQSFITKLKEEEDREVQKLRRRYTYLRCIIEKQLSCLPEGATCM